The Streptomyces sp. NBC_01439 genome contains the following window.
CCTCGAAGGCGGTCTGGTTGCCGTAGGTCACCAGCACCTTGCGCAGCAGCGGGTACTTGAGGGTGGAGCTGCGGACGTAGACCGGCTCGACGTAGAGCATTCCGCCGTCGAGCGGCACCGCGAGCAGGTTGCCGTACTCGATCTCCGAGTCACCACCGCGCAGCAGGCGGATGGATTCGGCGATCTTCGGCTCCGACTGGAACTTGCTCTGCACCTGGCTCGGGCCGTCCGGCGGCTTGCTGGTCGGCATCTTCAGAATGCGGATGCTGCCGTAGTCCGGGGTGCCCGGATCGGCGTTGACCGCCATGAAGGCGCTCAGGTTGGGCCGCTCGTTCGGCGTGAACGTCGTGGTGAGCGAGAAGACCTGGCCCTTCTCCTTCTGGCCCGGCATCTTCATCGACAGGTAGTACGGCGGAACGGCCGTACCGGCCTTGGTCGTCGGGTCGTCCGGAACCGCCCACGCCTCGCTGCCGCTGAGGAAGGTCTGCGGGTCGGTGACGTGGTAGCGGGTCAGCAGCTCGCGCTGGACCTTGAAGAGGTCCTGCGGGTACCGCAGGTGGTCCATGAGCGGCTTGCTGATCTCGGCCTTGGGCTTCACCGTGCCCGGGAACGCCTTCATCCAGGTCTTCAGGACCGGGTCCGCGGTGTCCCACTGGTACAGGTCGACCGAGCCGTCGTAGGCGTCGACGGTGGCCTTCACCGAATTGCGGATGTAGTTGACCTGGTTCTCCTGCGCGACCACCGCGCGCTGGCTGTTGGTCAGCGAGTCCGCGGTGCTCTGGCCGAGCGTGGTGCGCGAGGCGTACGGGTACCCGTTGGTGGTCGTGTACGCGTCGACGATCCACTTGATCCGGCCGTTGATCACGGCCGGATACGGCGCGCCGTCGATGGTCAGCCACGGGGCGACCGCCTCGACGCGCTGCTTGGGCGTGCGGTTGTAGAGGATCCGCGAGCCGTCGCCGATGGCGCCCGAGTAGAGGATCTGCGGCTCGTTGAAGGTGAGCGCGTACGCGGCCCGGTTGACCGGGTTGTCGAGGTTGACGCCGGAGTCGCCCTTGTAGCTCGTCTCCTTCTCGCCCTTGTCGTCGGAGTAGTCGAGCTCCTTCTGCGGGCCGCCGACGATCGAGTACTGCTTCGTCTGCTCGCCGTAGTAGATGCGCTGCTCGAAGTCCGTGCCGAACACACCCTTGGAGGGCAGGTCGGCCTGCGTGAAGTCGGGGGCGCCCTCCTTCACGGTGGTGCCCTTGGCCGCGACCACGCCGTAACCGTGCGTGTACTTGAAGTGGTCGTTGATCCAGTTGTTCTTCGGGATGCCACCGATGTTCAGCTCGCGCAGCCCGATGACGGTGTCCTGGCCGCTGTACCGGTCCACGGCGAGCGTGGACGGGAAGGCGTAGTAGCCCTTGACCTGCTGGAGCTGCTGGAACGCCGGCGAGACGATGTTCGGGTCGAGGATGCGGATGCTGGCCGTGGTGTCGGCCTGCGGCCGCAGCTTGCCCCGGTCTTCCGTCTGCGGAACGCCCGGGTAGTCCGTGACCTCCGAGCCGGCGATGCCGTAGGCGTCGCGCGTGGCCTTGATGTTCTTCTGGACGTACGGGGATTCCTTGGCCTGCTCGTTCGGCTGGACCTGGAACTTCTGCACGATCGCCGGGTAGAGCCCGCCGATCAGGATCGCCGAGAGCACCATCAGGCCGAAGCCGATGACCGGCAGCTGCCAGGTGCGGCGCCACAGCGTCGCGAAGAACAACACGGCGCAGATCGCGGCGATGGCGACGAGGATCGTCTTCGCCGGCAGGTAGGCGTTCGCGTCGACGTAGCGCAGGCCCGTCCAGTTGTCGGCGGCCTTGAAGTCGCTGGACTTCACGGCGAGCCCGTACCGGTCGAGCCAGTAGGCGACCGCCTTGAGCGTGACGAAGAGGCCGAGCAGCACCGACAGGTGCCCGGTGGCGGCGGCGGTGGCCCGCGCACCCGGGCTCGTCACGCGCAGTCCGCCGTACAGGTAGTGCACGACGGACGCGGCGATCACCGACAGCACGACGGCGGCGAAGCCGAAGCCGAGCAGGAAGCGGTACCAGGGCAGGTCGAAGGTGTAGAAGGACACGTCCATGTGGAACTGCGGGTCCTTCGAACCGAAGGGCACCCCGTTCACGTACATGAGCCAGGTCTTCCACTGGCCGGCCGCCGAGGCGCCCGCGATCAGGCCGACGAGCACCGCGATGCCCAGCAGCAGCCACTTCTTGTACGGGGCGATGCTCATCCGGTAGCGGTCGAGGCTCTGCTGCTCCATCGACATCGCGCTGAGCGGCGGCCGCAGCCGGTGGGCCAGCCAGATGTTCAACCCGACCGCACCGGCCATCAGCAGACCGAAGACGGCGAA
Protein-coding sequences here:
- a CDS encoding UPF0182 family membrane protein → MPDRGGGPSGPRMRVGRPSRRARTLLMTLGVLAVLAMLFIMFAGFWTDWLWFRSVKYSTVFTTTLWTKIGLFAVFGLLMAGAVGLNIWLAHRLRPPLSAMSMEQQSLDRYRMSIAPYKKWLLLGIAVLVGLIAGASAAGQWKTWLMYVNGVPFGSKDPQFHMDVSFYTFDLPWYRFLLGFGFAAVVLSVIAASVVHYLYGGLRVTSPGARATAAATGHLSVLLGLFVTLKAVAYWLDRYGLAVKSSDFKAADNWTGLRYVDANAYLPAKTILVAIAAICAVLFFATLWRRTWQLPVIGFGLMVLSAILIGGLYPAIVQKFQVQPNEQAKESPYVQKNIKATRDAYGIAGSEVTDYPGVPQTEDRGKLRPQADTTASIRILDPNIVSPAFQQLQQVKGYYAFPSTLAVDRYSGQDTVIGLRELNIGGIPKNNWINDHFKYTHGYGVVAAKGTTVKEGAPDFTQADLPSKGVFGTDFEQRIYYGEQTKQYSIVGGPQKELDYSDDKGEKETSYKGDSGVNLDNPVNRAAYALTFNEPQILYSGAIGDGSRILYNRTPKQRVEAVAPWLTIDGAPYPAVINGRIKWIVDAYTTTNGYPYASRTTLGQSTADSLTNSQRAVVAQENQVNYIRNSVKATVDAYDGSVDLYQWDTADPVLKTWMKAFPGTVKPKAEISKPLMDHLRYPQDLFKVQRELLTRYHVTDPQTFLSGSEAWAVPDDPTTKAGTAVPPYYLSMKMPGQKEKGQVFSLTTTFTPNERPNLSAFMAVNADPGTPDYGSIRILKMPTSKPPDGPSQVQSKFQSEPKIAESIRLLRGGDSEIEYGNLLAVPLDGGMLYVEPVYVRSSTLKYPLLRKVLVTYGNQTAFEDTLEKALNVVFGAEAPTVPVPPEQPPGEGTVPPPTIQDPTVKAALGDAQKAIEDAEKARQAGDWAAFGKAQEEIKAALKRAIEAEAKLTAPAPSGQ